The proteins below are encoded in one region of Candidatus Saccharimonadales bacterium:
- the tuf gene encoding elongation factor Tu, translating into MADFKRDKPHINVGTMGHVDHGKTTLTAAITTVLAEKVPSDINKMVAYDAIDKAPEERERGITIATSHQEYESENRHYAHVDMPGHADYVKNMITGAAQIDGAVLVVSAADGPMPQTREHVLLARQVGVPSIVVYLNKTDLADPDLVELVEMEVRELLEKYEYDADAPIVKGSALKAIEGDADAQESIMELVKAMDEFFPEPKREIEKDYLMPVEDVFSIKGRGTVATGRIEQGIVNVGDEIEIVGLRDTTKSTVTGVEMFNKSLDQGQAGDNVGILLRGIERDDIERGQVLSKPGSITPHTEFDAEVYILNKDEGGRHTPFFKGYKPQFYFRTTDVTGEVELPEGTEMVMPGDTITFKVKLIQPIAMEEGLRFAIREGGKTVGAGVVTKINK; encoded by the coding sequence ATGGCTGATTTTAAGCGCGATAAGCCGCACATTAATGTAGGTACTATGGGTCACGTCGACCACGGTAAAACTACTCTAACCGCTGCCATTACCACAGTTTTAGCAGAGAAAGTTCCTAGCGACATCAACAAGATGGTCGCCTATGATGCGATCGACAAGGCACCGGAAGAGCGAGAGCGGGGAATTACTATCGCTACTTCACACCAGGAGTACGAAAGTGAAAACCGACACTATGCCCACGTCGATATGCCGGGTCACGCCGACTACGTCAAGAACATGATTACTGGAGCTGCCCAGATTGATGGTGCCGTCCTAGTAGTATCGGCTGCTGATGGCCCAATGCCACAGACTCGAGAGCACGTTCTATTGGCTCGCCAGGTTGGTGTGCCAAGTATCGTGGTCTACCTGAATAAGACCGATCTTGCCGACCCAGATCTTGTCGAATTAGTCGAGATGGAAGTCCGTGAACTCCTTGAGAAGTACGAATACGACGCCGACGCACCAATTGTGAAGGGGTCTGCCCTGAAGGCTATCGAAGGTGACGCTGATGCTCAAGAGTCAATCATGGAGCTGGTTAAGGCAATGGATGAATTCTTTCCCGAGCCGAAGCGCGAAATCGAGAAAGACTATTTAATGCCAGTTGAGGATGTTTTCTCAATCAAGGGCCGTGGAACTGTTGCTACCGGACGAATCGAGCAGGGAATCGTTAACGTTGGTGACGAGATCGAGATTGTCGGTTTACGCGACACCACCAAGTCGACCGTTACTGGGGTTGAGATGTTTAATAAATCCCTTGATCAGGGACAGGCCGGCGATAATGTCGGTATCTTGCTTCGTGGTATTGAACGCGACGATATCGAGCGGGGCCAAGTGCTGTCTAAGCCTGGTTCGATTACTCCACACACCGAGTTCGATGCGGAAGTCTACATTCTTAACAAAGATGAAGGCGGACGCCACACTCCATTCTTCAAAGGCTACAAGCCACAGTTTTACTTCCGTACCACAGACGTTACTGGCGAAGTAGAGCTCCCAGAGGGCACTGAGATGGTGATGCCGGGTGACACCATTACCTTTAAGGTTAAACTGATCCAGCCGATTGCCATGGAAGAGGGTCTCCGCTTTGCTATCCGTGAGGGTGGTAAGACGGTTGGGGCCGGTGTGGTAACGAAGATCAATAAGTAG